GCAGTTGGAGAGCCTGGATTACGAGTCGGATGTTGGCCATACCCGCGACTTCGGCACGCGTTTGGTAGATGATCCTGCGCACCGGAACGACTTTGGCCTTTGGCTAGAGTTGCTGATATACCGGCGCAGGCATTACGGCAACGCTGGAACTCGACACATCTGGGAGGGGTTAATGAGGCGGGTTGGTGGACTTCAAATTCCTGTGGACGGAGAGATTGCAGATACCCTTTGGCAAACCTTTGTGGGCTGCGGGTTAGAGCGAGAAGGATTTCTGAACGAAATCGCCGATTATGCTCTAGAACTGTGGAATGAAACAGGAAAACGCTGGCCCAAACTTTACCAAAGTATAGTAGGCTGGTATGTTAAGCGTGGTAGGTCAGGTCAAGCTGTGCACTGGCACAAGCGGCTCCAGTACCCGCACCTTTCGGACCCCAACGATATCGCACAGTGTTTTACCTCTTATATTTCTGAATATATGAGGACGCCTAGCAATCTGCTGGCTCGCCGCATTGCCTTTGAACAAATATGTCAGCATACGGATGGGCACCAGGTATATGGCCAGGTCATTCCTGCGTTGATAGCGACTGGCAAACCCCGAGACTTGTTTCAAATGCATGAATTTCTAATTGCGCGAGGTGACCACCCACGTTCATTGGAGGAACTCCAACCATTGCTCGACTTCGCAGAAGCATTTATCTCGAGCAGTAGCACCAAAGAGATTCTCTGGCAGTACTCCACGGAGCGGTTCGGGTCTGATAAAACAGTCGATTCAACCTCATCTACGCCCGACGGCCCTGGCAAACTTGATTTGGAAGAGCACCTTGAGGATCCCGGATTCAACGATGGTTTTGGTGCTCGGGTCTTTGCCACCAAGGCCCTGACTTTCGATATGATTTTGTCTGGTTTAAAAACATTCCGTGTTACATCTATTGGACCCCAGTCATTACGCGAGATGGCTAGGAAAGCCGGCGGGAGTCATGATGTACTCGAAAAACTCGATATATTGGAGCAAGCCAATATCTCTGTTGGAGACAGCGTTTTTTCGCGGCTGCTGAGCCGGCTCGCCACCGAAAACCGCGAGGCCCTTCTTTCCGAATTAATCAACAGCGACCAGCATCATGACGTGTTTGAAGATTCTGAGACTCAGGTAGCCTTACTGAAGTCGTATTATATTGCTGGGGATTGGCGACAATACAATCTTACATTAGAGGTTCTCAAAGAGCTTCTTGGTGATGGATTGGACTTGATGAGCATTCATGTTCGGAAGCACATCGCAGCAGGAGAGACAACGCTGGCCGCAGGGGTAGTGACTGATATGCTCATGAAAGGCCTCACTCCAAATGAGTATAGCGTAACTTTCATGGTCAATTATCTTTTTGGACCCCGGAGACCAGGACGTCGACCGGTTCAGCAAGTCAATCTCCGCTCCCGTCATGACCTAGCCTCTGTTTTCCGTTACCTGCAGGGTCTCTCTCAGGCGGGTGCAAATGTTCCACTGAAGTTGTGGGACGAACTACTTAAGCGATATGGAATGACAGATCGCTGGGACGAACTGCGCGCCTGTTGTCTCTGGCTGGCCCGTCGCTACCCCGGCTACTCGGCCAGTTCATCACCTTCCGCAACCGCCGCTAGAGCTCCAGGCGGTGACCATTTGACTCTGCAGAGAATATTTCACCGTCATATGCAGGAAGCAATAATCTCGTGGGGTTTCATCATACAACCATCGAAGCTAAAGTCCTACCACCTGGCTGGCAAACGTGATGAACGGCTGGTTCCGTTTGTCCGGGGTATATTGCTCCTCCGTGAGCTCCAAAATAGAGGTCTCATCGTCCAGTCAGCGCCGGTTTATCGCACCTGCTTGAAACGCCTGCTTATCCTATACGGTCCCTTTCATTGGTCGAGGCGACGGAATCGGACACTGCGTGCAGTGAATCCATACACGATTGAGCGGGTTCTTTCAGATATCAACCTTGCTGGGAAGCCACACTTAATCAGCGGCGAGCGTCTGGCTCGGTTATATGTGTCGCACATTGAGAATAATGACCCGCCGCAGTATCGTTTCGGACGCCAGGAACACGATAGGATAACAGAAGAAGATGTAACATGAGCGCGCcatgataataataataagataatttGTATAGTAGTCTTGAGAcacccatcttctccatactccgtagtaCTTAAGCTGTGACCACAACAGATAATAGGCGTGCCAAGAAACCGCGTCGAATGCCCCGGAAACCAACGTCTGACTGACTATCTTTGGCTCCGCCACGCCAGGCTGGCGCGTCCCAAACGTCAGCACCGCAGCCGATTTGTCTCCAAGAATAGCGCAGGTCTTATTTCTTCAGGTGCTGTGGAGTGACTGGAGCGCAAATCCTCCTGCGAACCCTTTCGGCGTGGTTGCCAAAGGACCAAGAGTCTCAGACTCAAGTGACACACCAATAATGGCCACTCCGGTCCCACCTTTATTGCATCCAGATCGACGACCACCGTAGGGCTCTTTCCAAATAAATAATCATGAAATACGAGACGGTGCCGCCTGGGACCTTCCCGTCTCGATCTCCTTTTTTCTATCCTTCTCACTCTTTGTTTAATGAAGTCGTCCACGCAGCGTTCCTGTTATTTATGACGCGATAAATATACACCGTGCACGCATACGCAGTTCTAACATTCCAGTCAGCAACTGTCATCAAATTGCTCCTGCCTGTGCGCCAGTCAACTCCTTCGAAGTCGACCAGGCCTCTTGCCCTCCCCCCTGCCTCTACCAACTCCGCTCCCTCGCTGCTTCTTATCACAAAATGTTGGCGGCAGGGCTTCTCGCTCTTCTGCCCCTCGCGGCAGCTGCCACATCTGTCGCTCCTCGAGACACCAAGGCATGCAACAACTCTCCGAGCCTTTGTTCAAAGTCATACGGCGAAATCACCCATCTTGGAGCGCACGATAGCGCATTTATACGAGATAGTTCGACCGGTAATTCGATTTCTGGGAATCAGTGAGTTGGGCATTTTCTCTGTAGTTGACTGCGCGGTATCCGTACTTGGTAGACTGACTTGGCCTGTGTGTACTAGGCATTACAATACTACTGTTCAACTCGATGCTGGCGTCCGCTTAGTATCCGCCCAGGTGCACCAGGACGGTTCTGAATGGCACTTGTGCCATTCGACCTGCAGTCTTTTAGATTCCGGTAAACTTAGCACATGGCTATCTGAGATCAAGGATTGGCTGGACTCAAATCCAAACGAAGGTATGGCTTATCGGAGATTGCTGGGTTTCGCATGTGggaatatttatactaattgTGTTGTCTTTTCTTAGTGGTGACGGTTTTGTTGGTGAATTCCGACAACGCAAAGGGCTCCGACCTGGACGCAGAGTTCAAGGCTGCAAAGATCACCGATTACGCCTACAAACCTACATCGCAGGGCCCGCCAACATCATGGCCGACACTCCAGAGCCTAATTGACGATGGAACCCGTTTAATGACGTTTGTTACGCCGTTGAGCGACAATGCAGGTGCGACATATCTTATGGACGAGTTCAAGTATATCTTCGAAAACCCATACGACGTCACGTCGTCCTCGAACTTCTCCTGCAATGTCGATCGGCCGTCCACCGTCGATAGTGCTGCCTCCGCCATTGCAGCCAACATGCTCCCTCTGCAGAACCACTTTCTTTATCAGACCGTTGTCCTAGACTACCAGGCCCCCAACGATAGTTATGTCGATACCACAAACGCCCCGTCTGGAGGCGAGGGAAACCTTGGCGATGCGACATCCGACTGCAAAACGGCGTGGGGGCGCCAACCAGCCTTCATCCTGGTAGACTACTTTGAAAAAGGTCCCGCCATAGAGACGGTGGACAAACTCAACGGGGTCACTGACGCTGTCGGCCGCACGAATATATCTGCCATTGCGGAAGACCAGGAGAGCTCCGCATCCACCTACTCGAATGTGTTCAAGGGTCTAGTTGACCTCGTCCGCAGCGCCCAGGCCGGGGCTAACCCTAGTATGGGTGAATGGGTATGGGCGGGcggagactggggagagaTACTAGGCGGAGGAATTGCTCTTTCATAGATCAGTTTGGGttggccttttttttttcactgATTTTAATTCTTGCGGCTGTAACGAATCCCAGCCTTGGTATTGATTGGGTTAGACAAATCCTTATTGCTAGAACTGGAATTCATGCATAGGCTCGGCGTTGTGGAATGTGTTATTGGTTAGTCAAGTATGCTATAAGTCATGCTTGCATGGTTGTAATATCTAGGCGACAACTTTTCTGCGCTCCTAAGCGATATCTTATCATCTTATCATGTACTAGTGGTTAGCCAATACAGACCCCTGCCACAAAAGTGAACCAAGTACTGTACTATCTTCCTTAGTGTGGCGGACTCAGCCTAGTGTATCCGTTACTCCTTCAGTAGCTCGTGGACCTTATTCACCTTGTCTTCGGCAGATTGCACCTTGTCGGTTCTGCAGGTCAGAAAACATCGAAATCCAAGTTAGCCTAGCCCCCATATCTGTGAGATATTCA
Above is a window of Aspergillus puulaauensis MK2 DNA, chromosome 2, nearly complete sequence DNA encoding:
- a CDS encoding uncharacterized protein (COG:S;~EggNog:ENOG410PMZR), with product MRPALLRLLKRPSALPLIDSLILCPPAIEHLRTDLQKKCLRCQSSNPQPSTPESAESRAVKKDEHSKPSTKPLKFTVHPIEKQRPESDNRSSCDQNQDRTPLCNSPRTQLRHEASTRWQKLGLQLESLDYESDVGHTRDFGTRLVDDPAHRNDFGLWLELLIYRRRHYGNAGTRHIWEGLMRRVGGLQIPVDGEIADTLWQTFVGCGLEREGFLNEIADYALELWNETGKRWPKLYQSIVGWYVKRGRSGQAVHWHKRLQYPHLSDPNDIAQCFTSYISEYMRTPSNLLARRIAFEQICQHTDGHQVYGQVIPALIATGKPRDLFQMHEFLIARGDHPRSLEELQPLLDFAEAFISSSSTKEILWQYSTERFGSDKTVDSTSSTPDGPGKLDLEEHLEDPGFNDGFGARVFATKALTFDMILSGLKTFRVTSIGPQSLREMARKAGGSHDVLEKLDILEQANISVGDSVFSRLLSRLATENREALLSELINSDQHHDVFEDSETQVALLKSYYIAGDWRQYNLTLEVLKELLGDGLDLMSIHVRKHIAAGETTLAAGVVTDMLMKGLTPNEYSVTFMVNYLFGPRRPGRRPVQQVNLRSRHDLASVFRYLQGLSQAGANVPLKLWDELLKRYGMTDRWDELRACCLWLARRYPGYSASSSPSATAARAPGGDHLTLQRIFHRHMQEAIISWGFIIQPSKLKSYHLAGKRDERLVPFVRGILLLRELQNRGLIVQSAPVYRTCLKRLLILYGPFHWSRRRNRTLRAVNPYTIERVLSDINLAGKPHLISGERLARLYVSHIENNDPPQYRFGRQEHDRITEEDVT
- a CDS encoding uncharacterized protein (COG:S;~EggNog:ENOG410PJQT;~InterPro:IPR017946;~SECRETED:SignalP(1-15);~go_function: GO:0008081 - phosphoric diester hydrolase activity [Evidence IEA];~go_process: GO:0006629 - lipid metabolic process [Evidence IEA]), which gives rise to MLAAGLLALLPLAAAATSVAPRDTKACNNSPSLCSKSYGEITHLGAHDSAFIRDSSTGNSISGNQHYNTTVQLDAGVRLVSAQVHQDGSEWHLCHSTCSLLDSGKLSTWLSEIKDWLDSNPNEVVTVLLVNSDNAKGSDLDAEFKAAKITDYAYKPTSQGPPTSWPTLQSLIDDGTRLMTFVTPLSDNAGATYLMDEFKYIFENPYDVTSSSNFSCNVDRPSTVDSAASAIAANMLPLQNHFLYQTVVLDYQAPNDSYVDTTNAPSGGEGNLGDATSDCKTAWGRQPAFILVDYFEKGPAIETVDKLNGVTDAVGRTNISAIAEDQESSASTYSNVFKGLVDLVRSAQAGANPSMGEWVWAGGDWGEILGGGIALS